From a single Streptomyces sp. NBC_01264 genomic region:
- a CDS encoding PQQ-binding-like beta-propeller repeat protein, translating to MRAAGQDGATVWSRPSGLPQVAVTASMAGYQSSLSLHQGVLTCIPPGTSVLPDNPVDTAAFDPARGTRLWSGRRSGPVAGSAEAAGVLVLGGPRGASGTDLRTGRTAWIRQSPPGGATVRGSAGKLVLLTAPTAAGGITLQALTAGGGTVKWQQTFARQPGEPRVLLQDSALLIGYGTTLTAYRLPSS from the coding sequence GTGAGGGCGGCCGGCCAGGACGGCGCCACCGTCTGGAGCCGGCCCAGCGGCCTTCCACAGGTCGCCGTGACTGCGTCCATGGCCGGCTACCAGAGCTCACTCTCCCTCCACCAAGGCGTCCTCACCTGCATACCCCCCGGAACCTCGGTGCTCCCGGACAACCCCGTCGACACGGCGGCCTTCGACCCCGCCCGGGGCACCCGGCTCTGGAGCGGCAGGCGCAGTGGCCCCGTCGCCGGGAGCGCCGAGGCCGCGGGGGTGCTCGTCCTGGGCGGACCGCGGGGCGCGTCCGGCACCGACCTGCGCACCGGGCGTACCGCCTGGATCCGGCAGTCGCCCCCAGGCGGCGCCACCGTCCGGGGCTCCGCCGGGAAGCTGGTCCTCCTCACCGCACCCACCGCCGCCGGAGGGATCACCCTGCAGGCGCTCACCGCCGGCGGAGGCACCGTGAAGTGGCAGCAGACCTTCGCCCGGCAGCCGGGAGAGCCGCGGGTCCTGCTCCAGGACTCGGCCCTCCTGATCGGCTACGGGACCACGCTGACCGCCTACCGCCTGCCCAGCAGCTGA
- a CDS encoding DHA2 family efflux MFS transporter permease subunit, with translation MPVPHATPDPSPARVTAVLRILVLSTFVVLLNETIMVNAIPRLMRDFEVTAAAAGWLSTAFMLTMAVVIPVTGWFLQRVTTRTAFSLAMALFLAGTALAAAAPAFPVLLAARVIQASGTAVMMPLLMTTLMTLVPPHDRGRVMGNITLVISVAPALGPAVSGVLLQLGSWRLLFLAVLPIAGGMAVFGRRNLVNIGEPQAGPIDWLSVPLAAAGFGALVYGLSGLGAENAARAPVPAEAVTSAGAVLVGLFVWRQLALQRSSTPLLDLRALTFRHFSVALGLMCVSFMALMGTFILLPIYLQEVCGLTSLQTGLLLIPGGLTMGLLGPQVGKLYDRLGAPRLVVPGAVLTALCLTLFAFTGERTSPWLVLALHVALSAGMAFVFTPVFTSGLSVLPPHLYPHGSAILGSLQQVAAAAGTALVISVMSGHAATAAAEGADATGALATGIQWGFGIGAGLGALAVLVALLIRTPPAPHQPAAAQARDEDGTATSQTAHTPG, from the coding sequence ATGCCAGTGCCCCACGCAACGCCCGACCCCTCGCCCGCCCGTGTCACCGCCGTGCTGCGGATTCTCGTACTGTCCACGTTCGTCGTCCTCCTCAACGAGACGATCATGGTCAACGCGATCCCGCGGCTCATGCGCGATTTCGAGGTCACCGCAGCCGCAGCGGGATGGCTGTCCACGGCCTTCATGCTCACCATGGCCGTGGTCATCCCGGTGACGGGGTGGTTCCTCCAGCGCGTGACGACCCGGACCGCCTTCAGCCTCGCCATGGCGCTGTTCCTCGCCGGTACGGCTCTGGCCGCGGCCGCGCCCGCCTTCCCCGTGCTGCTGGCCGCCCGGGTCATCCAGGCCAGTGGCACCGCCGTCATGATGCCGCTGCTCATGACGACGCTGATGACCCTCGTGCCCCCGCACGACCGCGGCCGAGTCATGGGCAACATCACCCTCGTCATCTCCGTCGCACCCGCCCTCGGCCCCGCCGTCTCCGGGGTGCTGCTGCAACTGGGCTCGTGGCGACTGCTGTTCCTGGCCGTACTGCCCATCGCCGGAGGCATGGCCGTGTTCGGCCGGCGCAACCTGGTCAACATCGGCGAGCCGCAGGCCGGTCCCATCGACTGGCTGTCCGTCCCCCTGGCGGCGGCGGGCTTCGGCGCCCTGGTCTACGGCCTGAGCGGACTCGGCGCCGAGAACGCGGCCCGGGCCCCGGTGCCCGCGGAGGCCGTCACCTCGGCCGGCGCCGTGCTCGTAGGACTGTTCGTATGGCGACAGCTGGCACTGCAGCGCTCCTCCACCCCGCTGCTGGACCTGCGCGCACTGACGTTCCGTCATTTCTCGGTGGCGCTGGGCCTGATGTGCGTGTCCTTCATGGCCCTCATGGGCACCTTCATCCTGCTGCCGATCTACCTGCAGGAGGTGTGCGGCCTGACCTCACTGCAGACCGGGCTGCTCCTCATCCCCGGCGGCCTGACCATGGGCCTGCTCGGACCACAGGTCGGCAAGCTCTACGACCGACTGGGCGCACCACGGCTGGTCGTACCGGGAGCCGTACTCACGGCCCTTTGCCTCACGCTGTTCGCCTTCACGGGCGAACGGACCTCGCCGTGGCTGGTGCTCGCCCTGCACGTGGCCCTCAGCGCGGGCATGGCGTTCGTCTTCACCCCCGTCTTCACCTCCGGACTGTCCGTACTGCCGCCGCACCTCTACCCCCACGGCTCCGCCATCCTGGGCTCGCTCCAACAGGTCGCGGCCGCCGCGGGCACCGCCCTGGTGATCAGCGTCATGTCGGGGCACGCCGCCACGGCGGCGGCCGAGGGCGCCGACGCCACCGGCGCCCTCGCCACGGGCATCCAATGGGGATTCGGCATCGGCGCCGGGCTCGGCGCACTGGCCGTGCTGGTCGCGCTGCTGATCCGCACCCCGCCCGCTCCGCACCAGCCCGCGGCGGCGCAGGCCCGGGACGAAGACGGCACCGCGACGAGCCAAACGGCCCACACGCCAGGCTGA
- a CDS encoding DUF5685 family protein, which translates to MFGIIRPCRHRLGEGLRTEWMAHLCGLCLALRSEYGQFARVATNYDGLIVSVLTEAQSERTGDWRRGAGPCPLRGMRSADVAQGEGARLAATVSLVLAAAKMRDHAADGDGLAGRRPVALAARRIAHHWDRAGVAGGERIGFDTALLLAAVERQPEIERSTGPGGSLLTVTEPAETATAAAFAHTAVLTDRPGNAEPLAEAGRLFGRLAHLLDAVEDLDADEASGAWNPIAVTGADRAEVRRLCDDAVHGIRLALAEAVFVDDRLVRALLGGELERAVDRVFDPRHRHHQRRRPAPGLRMVPWLGRRGAETDTPSGTGTGAACGVGELAGAAPDGGVTASGRPPEGQCRRCRERGRLCADCQLCRACCRCNEDDGMDDGEPLQFGDGNRNGGSTRDGSGSDRSGNDGWSGGQGGGNSGGSSGGWGGGQGSGSSGGSGGGSGDGCGGGGGGCCNPCKCCCDCCD; encoded by the coding sequence GTGTTCGGAATCATCAGACCGTGCCGTCATCGCCTGGGCGAGGGCTTGCGTACCGAGTGGATGGCGCATCTGTGCGGGCTGTGCCTGGCCCTGCGCAGCGAGTACGGGCAGTTCGCGAGGGTGGCCACCAACTACGACGGCCTGATCGTCTCGGTACTGACCGAAGCGCAGTCGGAGCGCACCGGGGACTGGCGCCGGGGCGCCGGTCCGTGCCCGCTGCGCGGGATGCGGTCGGCGGACGTGGCGCAGGGCGAGGGCGCGCGGCTGGCGGCGACGGTGTCGCTGGTCCTGGCCGCGGCGAAGATGCGGGACCACGCGGCCGATGGGGACGGCCTGGCGGGGCGCCGCCCGGTGGCGCTGGCGGCACGCCGGATCGCCCACCACTGGGACCGTGCGGGCGTCGCCGGCGGCGAACGGATCGGCTTCGACACCGCGCTGCTGCTCGCGGCGGTCGAACGCCAGCCGGAGATCGAGCGGTCGACCGGCCCCGGTGGGTCGCTGCTGACGGTCACGGAGCCCGCGGAGACGGCGACCGCGGCCGCCTTCGCGCACACCGCGGTACTCACGGACCGCCCGGGCAACGCCGAACCGCTGGCGGAAGCCGGCCGCCTGTTCGGCCGGCTGGCGCACCTGCTGGACGCCGTCGAGGACCTGGACGCGGACGAGGCGTCCGGCGCGTGGAACCCGATCGCCGTGACCGGAGCGGACCGCGCCGAGGTGCGCCGGCTCTGCGACGACGCCGTCCACGGCATCCGACTCGCCCTGGCCGAGGCCGTGTTCGTCGACGATCGGCTGGTGCGGGCGCTGCTGGGCGGCGAGTTGGAGCGTGCCGTCGATCGGGTCTTCGACCCTCGGCACCGTCACCATCAGCGCCGCCGCCCGGCGCCGGGCCTCCGCATGGTGCCCTGGCTGGGACGCCGGGGTGCGGAGACGGACACGCCGTCGGGGACCGGCACGGGCGCGGCCTGCGGCGTGGGGGAGCTTGCGGGCGCGGCGCCGGACGGTGGGGTGACGGCGTCGGGCCGGCCGCCGGAGGGACAGTGCCGGCGGTGTCGCGAGCGGGGCCGGCTGTGCGCCGATTGCCAGTTGTGCCGTGCGTGCTGCCGCTGCAACGAGGACGACGGCATGGATGACGGAGAGCCCTTGCAGTTCGGTGACGGCAACCGCAACGGCGGCTCGACCAGGGACGGTTCCGGGAGTGACCGGTCCGGGAACGACGGCTGGTCCGGCGGCCAGGGCGGCGGCAACTCGGGTGGCTCCTCGGGCGGTTGGGGCGGTGGTCAGGGCTCCGGCAGCTCCGGAGGCTCGGGCGGTGGCTCGGGTGACGGCTGCGGTGGTGGTGGCGGTGGCTGCTGCAATCCGTGCAAGTGCTGCTGCGACTGCTGCGACTGA
- a CDS encoding FKBP-type peptidyl-prolyl cis-trans isomerase has translation MSELTKPEVEVPEGAAPTELTVRDLVVGDGVEVKPGMVVRVHYVGVTFESGKEFDASWDRGEPFKFAVGGGRVIKGWDRGVKGMRVGGRREIIVPPRLGYGKQSPSPLIPAGSTLVFVVDLLDSYSGTAGWSKG, from the coding sequence ATGAGTGAACTGACGAAGCCCGAGGTCGAGGTTCCGGAGGGTGCCGCTCCCACCGAGCTGACCGTCCGGGACCTGGTCGTCGGGGACGGGGTCGAGGTCAAGCCGGGCATGGTGGTCAGGGTCCACTACGTCGGGGTGACCTTCGAGTCCGGGAAGGAGTTCGACGCCTCCTGGGACCGGGGTGAGCCGTTCAAGTTCGCCGTGGGCGGTGGCCGGGTCATCAAGGGCTGGGACCGGGGGGTGAAGGGGATGAGGGTCGGCGGCCGCCGCGAGATCATCGTTCCCCCGCGTCTCGGCTACGGCAAGCAGTCGCCCTCGCCGTTGATCCCTGCGGGCTCGACCCTGGTCTTCGTCGTGGACCTGCTGGACTCGTACTCCGGCACGGCCGGATGGAGCAAGGGCTAG
- a CDS encoding calcium-binding protein produces the protein MISSYPRPDEEHHRPVRPGGRGGKVVAAAAAAALALVLALPGTALAAPGDLDPAFAGSGKVQTYFPDDGGPWDYAEGLDVARQGDGKLVVAGHVSGPGVPFDMALIRYNANGSVDTAFGGGDGRVTSDFGGDDQAEAVAVQPADGKIVVAGRTEVPDEGGGCCFFSVARYNTDGSLDQGFGSAGLVRVDDFGSASGAADLVVQPDGKILAVGLSGGAGFALARLNPNGSPDPAFGGDGTVVAGFAPAFRGDAGGQATGLALQPDGRFVAVGYVGSTAFDFGVARYLSNGSLDTSFSGDGMATADFGGTDFGRAVAVRSDGAVVVAGSTNTGFALARFTAGGGPDPAFGTGGKVTTVWPLSTAVAYDMALQQDGKILVGGTADDPDSQEASDFALARYLPSGVLDTGFGGGDGRVYTGMLGGEEIRGLLVQPDGKTVAAGLAGLGAFGIARYEGGGGTPPPPPAADLSVTHTGTPTVSIGDQASYTVRVSSAATSTVTATGVTLTDSLSGAGGTLLSAVPSQGTCTTTATGANCALGSLAPGASATVTVTAEPRATGTLTNSASVTASTQDPNAANNSAGASTSVNNSRGCTIIGTSGTDTLNGGYSNDVICGLSGNDTVSASYGNDTVHGGPGNDNIDGGFGDDTLNGGPGNDVLTGYYGNDRLTTTDGVGANDTANGGMGTDTCTTDPGDTRISCP, from the coding sequence ATGATCAGCTCATACCCCAGACCAGATGAGGAGCACCACCGCCCCGTCCGGCCCGGAGGGCGGGGCGGCAAGGTGGTGGCAGCCGCGGCGGCTGCCGCCCTGGCGCTGGTGCTCGCTCTGCCCGGCACCGCGCTGGCGGCTCCGGGGGACCTGGACCCCGCCTTCGCCGGCTCCGGCAAGGTCCAGACGTACTTCCCCGACGACGGCGGTCCGTGGGACTACGCCGAGGGGCTGGACGTGGCCCGGCAGGGCGACGGCAAGCTGGTCGTGGCCGGCCACGTCTCGGGGCCCGGCGTCCCCTTCGACATGGCGCTGATCCGGTACAACGCCAACGGCAGTGTCGACACCGCCTTCGGTGGTGGCGACGGCCGGGTGACCAGTGACTTCGGGGGTGACGACCAGGCCGAGGCGGTGGCCGTGCAGCCCGCCGACGGGAAGATCGTGGTCGCCGGCCGTACGGAGGTCCCGGACGAGGGCGGCGGCTGCTGCTTCTTCTCCGTCGCCCGCTACAACACCGACGGCTCGCTCGACCAGGGCTTCGGCTCGGCCGGTCTCGTGCGCGTCGACGACTTCGGCAGCGCCTCGGGGGCCGCCGACCTGGTCGTCCAGCCGGACGGAAAGATCCTCGCGGTCGGCCTCAGCGGCGGGGCGGGCTTCGCCCTGGCCCGCCTCAACCCGAACGGCAGCCCCGACCCGGCCTTCGGCGGGGACGGCACGGTGGTGGCGGGCTTCGCTCCCGCCTTCCGCGGGGACGCCGGCGGCCAGGCCACCGGCCTGGCGCTGCAGCCGGACGGCCGGTTCGTGGCCGTCGGCTACGTGGGCAGCACCGCCTTCGACTTCGGCGTGGCCCGCTACCTGTCCAACGGCAGCCTCGACACGTCCTTCAGCGGTGACGGCATGGCCACCGCGGACTTCGGCGGCACGGACTTCGGCCGGGCCGTGGCGGTCCGGTCCGACGGGGCGGTCGTCGTCGCCGGATCGACCAACACCGGTTTCGCACTGGCCCGGTTCACCGCGGGCGGCGGTCCCGACCCGGCCTTCGGCACCGGCGGCAAGGTCACCACCGTCTGGCCCCTCAGCACGGCGGTGGCGTACGACATGGCGCTCCAGCAGGACGGGAAGATCCTCGTCGGCGGCACGGCCGACGACCCGGACAGCCAGGAGGCCTCCGACTTCGCCCTCGCCCGCTACCTGCCGAGCGGTGTCCTGGACACCGGCTTCGGCGGCGGCGACGGCCGCGTGTACACCGGCATGCTGGGCGGGGAGGAGATCCGCGGCCTGCTCGTACAGCCCGACGGGAAGACCGTGGCCGCGGGCCTGGCCGGGCTCGGGGCCTTCGGCATCGCCCGCTACGAAGGCGGCGGCGGCACTCCGCCTCCGCCCCCGGCCGCCGACCTGTCGGTGACGCACACCGGTACGCCGACCGTGAGCATCGGCGACCAGGCCTCGTACACCGTACGGGTCTCCAGCGCCGCGACGTCCACCGTGACCGCGACGGGCGTGACCCTCACCGACTCCCTCTCGGGAGCGGGCGGCACCCTCCTGTCGGCCGTCCCCTCCCAAGGCACCTGCACGACCACGGCGACCGGGGCGAACTGCGCCCTGGGCAGCCTCGCACCGGGTGCGAGCGCCACGGTCACGGTGACGGCCGAGCCGCGCGCCACGGGCACCCTGACGAACAGCGCCTCCGTCACCGCCTCGACCCAGGACCCGAACGCGGCCAACAACAGTGCGGGCGCGTCGACCTCGGTGAACAACTCCCGCGGCTGCACGATCATCGGCACCAGCGGTACGGACACCCTGAACGGCGGCTACTCCAACGACGTCATCTGCGGCCTCAGCGGCAATGACACCGTCAGCGCGAGCTACGGCAACGACACCGTCCACGGTGGCCCGGGCAACGACAACATCGACGGAGGCTTCGGCGACGACACCCTGAACGGCGGCCCGGGCAACGACGTCCTCACCGGCTACTACGGCAACGACCGCCTGACCACCACCGACGGCGTGGGCGCCAACGACACCGCCAACGGCGGCATGGGCACCGACACCTGCACCACCGACCCCGGCGACACCCGCATCAGCTGCCCCTGA
- a CDS encoding TIGR03086 family metal-binding protein: MTDSTMLDLGPQCGIVARLAAGVPDDRLAGPTPCPEYAVRDVLGHITHLAVAFRDAARKNLGPTTDTAPGAAVPDLPAGWREELPRVLGELAEAWRDPDAWTGMTRAGGVDLPGEVAGLVAVNELVVHGWDLARSTGQEYAPEQAALHASYAFLQATVEEEGGGGGIFGPVVPVPDDAPLLDRAIGLSGRDPG; the protein is encoded by the coding sequence ATGACCGATTCCACGATGCTCGACCTCGGACCGCAGTGCGGGATCGTGGCCCGGCTCGCGGCGGGCGTCCCGGACGACCGGCTCGCCGGCCCGACGCCCTGCCCCGAGTACGCGGTCCGCGACGTGCTGGGCCACATCACGCACCTGGCCGTCGCCTTTCGCGACGCCGCCCGCAAGAACCTGGGCCCCACGACGGACACGGCCCCCGGCGCGGCCGTACCCGACCTTCCCGCCGGCTGGCGGGAGGAGCTGCCCCGGGTCCTCGGCGAGCTCGCCGAAGCCTGGAGGGATCCGGACGCCTGGACCGGCATGACCCGTGCGGGCGGCGTGGACCTGCCGGGCGAGGTCGCGGGTCTGGTGGCCGTCAACGAACTGGTCGTTCACGGCTGGGACCTGGCGCGCTCCACCGGCCAGGAGTACGCACCCGAACAGGCCGCCCTGCACGCCTCGTACGCCTTCCTCCAGGCAACGGTGGAGGAGGAAGGCGGCGGCGGGGGCATCTTCGGTCCCGTCGTCCCCGTCCCGGACGACGCCCCGCTGCTGGACCGGGCGATCGGGCTGAGCGGACGTGATCCGGGCTGA
- a CDS encoding acyltransferase family protein → MTAYTDPGRTQDTVQLRVLAFPYQGQGPWPEAQTEPEPEPDSSPDPGSPAPRKGGRDRYLDLLRALALVRVMLYHNFGWFWLPLVFPSMGVMFALAGSLMVRSLSRPALGVIRGRLRRLLPPMWLFGAVLLTLQILDGWGPDSEGHPTWWWTKLGFWILPLSTPPYAEGLPGFGLVEPTWALQITVPLWYLRAYLWFVLLSPLMLRALRRLPVVTLSGPLAALIVMNTLFADQEFVYGRVWESANDFAMFGSCWILGMAHQEGLLKKIPQYVLPSVAPLVMVAGLWYLQTRPVDPTVPTEIEAWPIAQALWSLGFVAILLHISPSWEQWPRALERWNGLVSLLNSRAVSVYLWHQAALAVAIPLIDPLWSVPFFYEHLQWLLTSQWFTLLVAIPLVGLLVLTFGWVEDVAARRAPRLLPYPRRQRGRRRAAD, encoded by the coding sequence GTGACCGCGTACACCGACCCCGGGCGCACCCAGGACACCGTCCAGCTGAGGGTCCTCGCCTTTCCGTACCAGGGGCAGGGACCGTGGCCGGAGGCGCAGACGGAGCCAGAGCCAGAGCCGGATTCGTCTCCGGATCCGGGGTCACCCGCCCCGCGCAAGGGCGGCCGGGACCGCTATCTCGACCTCCTGCGCGCGCTCGCGCTGGTGCGCGTGATGCTCTACCACAACTTCGGCTGGTTCTGGCTGCCCCTCGTCTTCCCGTCGATGGGCGTGATGTTCGCGCTGGCCGGCTCGCTGATGGTCCGCTCGCTCAGCCGCCCCGCCCTCGGCGTGATCCGCGGCCGACTGCGCCGGCTGCTGCCGCCGATGTGGCTGTTCGGCGCCGTCCTGCTCACCCTCCAGATCCTCGACGGCTGGGGCCCCGACTCCGAAGGCCACCCCACCTGGTGGTGGACCAAGCTGGGCTTCTGGATCCTGCCGCTGAGCACGCCGCCGTACGCGGAGGGCCTGCCCGGCTTCGGCCTGGTGGAACCGACGTGGGCCCTGCAGATCACCGTCCCGCTCTGGTACCTCCGGGCCTACCTGTGGTTCGTGCTGCTCTCTCCGCTGATGCTCCGGGCGCTGCGACGGCTTCCGGTGGTGACGCTGTCCGGCCCCCTGGCGGCGCTGATCGTCATGAACACCCTCTTCGCCGACCAGGAGTTCGTCTACGGCCGGGTCTGGGAGAGCGCCAACGACTTCGCCATGTTCGGCTCCTGCTGGATCCTCGGCATGGCCCACCAGGAGGGGCTGCTCAAGAAGATCCCGCAGTACGTCCTGCCGTCCGTCGCGCCGCTGGTCATGGTGGCCGGGCTCTGGTACCTGCAGACCCGCCCGGTCGACCCGACCGTACCGACCGAAATCGAGGCCTGGCCGATCGCCCAGGCCCTGTGGTCCCTCGGCTTCGTAGCCATCCTGCTCCACATCAGCCCGTCCTGGGAGCAGTGGCCCAGGGCGCTGGAGCGGTGGAACGGCCTGGTCAGCCTGCTCAACTCCCGCGCCGTCAGCGTCTACCTGTGGCACCAGGCGGCGCTCGCGGTCGCGATCCCGCTGATCGACCCCCTCTGGAGCGTCCCCTTCTTCTACGAGCACCTCCAGTGGCTGCTGACCAGCCAGTGGTTCACGCTGCTGGTGGCGATCCCGCTGGTCGGTCTGCTGGTGCTGACCTTCGGCTGGGTCGAGGACGTGGCCGCCAGACGCGCGCCGCGGCTCCTGCCGTACCCGCGCCGTCAGCGCGGCAGGCGCCGGGCCGCCGACTGA